The following are encoded together in the Capsulimonas corticalis genome:
- a CDS encoding ABC transporter ATP-binding protein, whose amino-acid sequence MTSISPSGFDLPPDALALRGVTKRFGTFTALDGVDFTLRAGEIHALLGENGAGKSTLLKIVRGLMRPDGGEIACGGQGRSFLTLEDARAAGIGMVHQHFMLVSSMTVVENLALAEAGASASLPRLESAVRERAAAIAERLGWTIPWQNPIADLPVGTQQRVEIVKALLSDARILLFDEPTAVLAPTETLELFRVLRALRDEGRSLVFVSHKLSEVMTLCDRVTVLRRGKTVGTVGIDETNPDDLARRMVGDARSQDPESASILRDDRKSSQPNRTDSAVVSFEQVSTRPQPMETTLRDIQFSIAAGEILGVAGVDGNGQAELIQIFQGLRAWKSGDIVLSGQRLRKLGVQERREFGVAVIPPDRHREGLALGLSVEENLSMDAARQPQFRRGFWLRRRKLREFSKQLLDDFDIRADHLSTLAGSLSGGNQQKIVIARALVGQPRLLIAASPTRGLDVGATAYVHRKLRERAEQGGAILLVSTELDEIVALSHRIAVLYEGRIVGITPADTPRETLGLMMGGKQGASHG is encoded by the coding sequence GTGACTTCAATCTCTCCATCTGGATTTGATCTTCCTCCCGACGCTCTCGCCCTCCGCGGCGTCACGAAACGCTTCGGGACGTTCACCGCCCTGGACGGCGTGGACTTCACCCTGCGCGCCGGCGAAATCCACGCTTTGCTTGGCGAAAACGGCGCCGGTAAATCCACGCTTCTGAAGATCGTGCGCGGACTTATGCGGCCGGATGGCGGCGAGATTGCCTGCGGCGGTCAGGGGCGGTCCTTTTTGACTTTGGAAGACGCGCGGGCCGCAGGTATTGGGATGGTGCATCAGCACTTCATGCTGGTGTCGAGCATGACCGTCGTGGAGAATCTGGCGCTCGCGGAAGCGGGAGCCTCGGCTTCGCTTCCCAGGCTGGAGAGCGCCGTTCGCGAGCGCGCCGCCGCCATTGCCGAGCGGCTGGGGTGGACGATTCCCTGGCAAAACCCCATCGCCGACCTGCCGGTTGGGACACAGCAGCGTGTGGAGATCGTCAAAGCGCTGCTCAGCGATGCTCGTATTCTGCTCTTTGACGAGCCGACCGCCGTTCTTGCGCCCACCGAGACTCTGGAGCTGTTCCGGGTGCTGCGCGCGCTGCGTGACGAAGGCCGCAGCCTGGTGTTCGTCTCCCACAAGCTTTCCGAAGTGATGACTCTCTGCGACCGCGTGACGGTTCTGCGCCGAGGCAAAACCGTCGGAACAGTCGGGATCGATGAGACCAATCCCGACGATCTGGCGCGTCGCATGGTGGGCGACGCCAGGTCGCAAGACCCGGAATCGGCAAGTATTCTTCGTGACGATCGAAAATCCTCACAGCCTAACCGGACCGACAGCGCCGTTGTTTCCTTTGAGCAGGTTTCGACCAGGCCGCAGCCGATGGAAACGACCCTGCGGGACATCCAATTTTCGATCGCCGCCGGAGAGATCCTGGGTGTCGCCGGCGTGGATGGCAATGGGCAAGCCGAGCTGATCCAGATCTTTCAGGGACTACGCGCCTGGAAGTCAGGAGACATTGTGCTGTCGGGGCAGCGCTTGCGCAAGCTCGGCGTGCAAGAGCGCCGGGAGTTCGGCGTCGCGGTGATCCCGCCCGACCGTCATCGCGAGGGACTGGCGTTGGGATTATCTGTCGAGGAGAATTTATCGATGGACGCGGCGCGGCAGCCGCAGTTCCGTCGGGGCTTTTGGCTGCGCCGGCGCAAGCTCCGAGAGTTCAGCAAGCAGTTGCTCGATGACTTCGATATCCGCGCCGACCATCTCTCCACACTGGCGGGTTCACTGTCGGGCGGCAATCAGCAGAAGATTGTGATCGCGCGCGCGCTTGTCGGCCAGCCTCGCCTGCTGATTGCCGCGAGCCCGACACGCGGTCTCGATGTCGGCGCCACGGCGTATGTACACCGGAAGCTGCGTGAGCGCGCCGAACAGGGCGGCGCCATTCTTCTTGTTTCCACTGAACTTGACGAGATCGTCGCGCTCAGCCACCGAATCGCCGTACTCTACGAAGGACGAATCGTGGGGATTACGCCCGCAGATACGCCGCGTGAAACTTTGGGATTGATGATGGGCGGAAAGCAGGGCGCGTCCCATGGCTAA
- a CDS encoding BMP family protein codes for MKRFQILSVLPLAALSLLAGCGPKQTAETPPSTAPAAAPAPASGDFKVALLTTGPVTDGGWNQSAYDGLLKIQKDLGAQVDKQESLNNSQFEDAFRDFANRGYNVIFAHGDEFGPAAEKVAKQYPKTIFVTTGGTASAANLAPIHFATEEGTYLQGMEAAFVSKSGKGGFIGGQNLPPVKMAADAFANGAKSVNPKFNFQTTYINGWTDPVAAKAQTEALLSSGADVIAHNCDAAAKGMFDTAGPKPGVYTFGVNADENPKAANVLSSAVLDVPKAFADIAADVKAGKFQGHPISLGLKEGDVTLVDNPKLANVLTADQKAKVAAAAKDIADGKIKVAP; via the coding sequence TTGAAACGCTTCCAGATACTCTCGGTTCTACCTCTCGCCGCGCTGAGCCTGCTTGCCGGTTGTGGCCCAAAGCAAACCGCCGAGACGCCGCCCAGCACGGCGCCGGCCGCCGCGCCGGCGCCGGCGAGCGGAGATTTCAAAGTCGCGCTGTTGACGACAGGCCCTGTGACGGATGGCGGATGGAACCAATCGGCGTATGACGGCCTGCTGAAGATCCAGAAGGATCTCGGGGCGCAGGTGGATAAGCAAGAAAGCCTGAACAACAGTCAGTTTGAAGACGCCTTCCGCGATTTCGCGAACCGCGGCTATAACGTGATCTTCGCACACGGCGACGAATTCGGCCCCGCCGCCGAGAAGGTCGCCAAGCAGTACCCGAAGACGATCTTCGTGACCACCGGCGGTACGGCCTCGGCGGCGAATCTCGCTCCGATCCACTTCGCCACCGAAGAAGGGACCTACCTGCAAGGGATGGAGGCGGCGTTTGTCTCCAAATCCGGCAAGGGCGGTTTCATCGGCGGACAGAACCTGCCCCCGGTCAAGATGGCGGCCGACGCGTTCGCCAACGGCGCGAAATCGGTCAATCCGAAGTTCAACTTCCAGACGACCTATATCAACGGCTGGACCGACCCCGTCGCCGCCAAGGCGCAGACCGAAGCGCTGCTGAGCAGCGGCGCCGACGTGATCGCGCATAACTGCGACGCCGCCGCGAAAGGCATGTTCGACACCGCTGGCCCCAAGCCCGGCGTCTACACCTTCGGCGTCAACGCCGATGAGAACCCGAAAGCGGCGAACGTTCTCTCCAGCGCCGTTCTGGACGTCCCCAAAGCATTCGCCGACATCGCCGCCGATGTCAAAGCCGGCAAGTTCCAGGGACATCCCATTTCCCTCGGTCTGAAAGAGGGCGACGTGACACTCGTGGACAACCCGAAGCTCGCGAACGTTTTGACCGCCGACCAGAAAGCCAAAGTCGCCGCCGCCGCGAAGGATATTGCCGACGGCAAGATCAAGGTCGCGCCGTAA
- a CDS encoding histidine triad nucleotide-binding protein, whose protein sequence is MSDSIFTKIIKREIPATIVYEDDKVIAFNDIHPSAPVHILVVPKKPIVNLLDAAPEDAPLLGYLLEAAARIARDAGIGESGFRIIINNGKDGGQTVDHLHVHILGGKTLPITF, encoded by the coding sequence ATGAGCGACAGCATCTTTACGAAGATCATCAAGCGGGAGATTCCCGCCACCATCGTCTACGAAGACGACAAAGTGATCGCCTTCAACGATATTCACCCCTCGGCCCCCGTCCATATCCTCGTCGTCCCGAAAAAGCCGATCGTCAACCTGCTGGACGCCGCTCCGGAAGACGCGCCGCTGCTTGGCTACCTGCTGGAAGCCGCCGCGCGCATTGCGCGCGACGCGGGGATCGGCGAGAGCGGTTTCCGGATCATCATCAATAACGGCAAGGACGGCGGCCAGACGGTCGATCATCTGCACGTACATATCCTGGGCGGCAAGACTTTACCCATCACGTTTTGA
- the mtaB gene encoding tRNA (N(6)-L-threonylcarbamoyladenosine(37)-C(2))-methylthiotransferase MtaB: protein MPTAAFTNLGCKVNQYEIERIAESFEAHGFTVTDFRSAADVYVINSCSVTADADRKSRYMARRAAREHPGSKVVVTGCFAQLALDTQEEVDGAALLVPNSEKMRTVAHVLNAFPDLIQYSSSPAMDDPIAVFPESAPAGLIAIDASGAGPAALHRTRAVLKIQDGCEYFCSFCSIPYTRNTMASRPFEHVLAEARLLAARGAREVVVTGVCVGAYGPETGSGGARLADVLTAVADVPGIDRVRLSSVQPVEIPDEIILAMASHPSIAPHLHLSLQSGDDTILKRMNRPYDTAFFSEIADKLRAHMPQIGLTTDLIVGFPGETEELFENTLAYARKMRFARTHVFRYSPRQRTAAELLKDDVHPEEKERRHRALTAVCVESQRAFAAEHIGQTVSVLTEARGAQDGWLSGYTGNYVRVQFEARGAKRGEIVRVALSDVLPDGDAFGIKEETPTA, encoded by the coding sequence ATGCCTACCGCCGCATTCACCAATTTAGGCTGCAAAGTCAATCAATACGAGATCGAGCGCATCGCCGAAAGCTTTGAAGCGCACGGGTTCACCGTGACGGATTTTCGAAGCGCGGCGGACGTATATGTGATCAACTCCTGCTCCGTGACCGCCGACGCCGACCGGAAATCCCGCTACATGGCCCGCCGCGCCGCGCGGGAGCATCCCGGCTCCAAAGTCGTGGTGACGGGATGCTTCGCGCAGCTCGCGCTCGATACCCAGGAAGAGGTGGACGGCGCCGCGCTGCTCGTTCCGAACTCCGAGAAGATGCGCACCGTGGCGCATGTGCTCAACGCGTTTCCCGATCTGATCCAGTATTCGTCGTCTCCGGCGATGGACGATCCCATCGCCGTATTCCCCGAAAGCGCGCCGGCCGGTTTGATCGCCATTGACGCGTCGGGCGCCGGCCCGGCGGCGCTGCATCGCACGCGCGCGGTCCTGAAGATCCAGGACGGCTGTGAGTACTTCTGCTCGTTCTGCTCCATTCCCTACACACGGAATACGATGGCGAGCCGGCCGTTCGAACACGTTCTGGCCGAGGCGCGCCTGCTGGCGGCGCGCGGCGCGCGCGAGGTGGTCGTGACGGGAGTCTGCGTCGGCGCCTATGGCCCGGAGACGGGCAGCGGCGGCGCGCGCCTGGCCGACGTGCTCACGGCGGTCGCTGATGTGCCGGGGATCGACCGCGTCCGCCTGTCTTCGGTGCAGCCGGTGGAGATTCCCGACGAGATCATTCTGGCGATGGCGAGCCATCCCAGCATCGCTCCGCACCTGCATCTCTCGCTTCAAAGCGGCGACGATACGATTCTGAAGCGCATGAACCGGCCGTACGATACGGCGTTCTTCTCCGAGATCGCCGACAAGCTGCGCGCGCATATGCCGCAGATCGGCCTCACGACGGACCTGATCGTCGGATTCCCAGGCGAAACGGAAGAGCTGTTCGAGAACACGCTCGCTTACGCCCGCAAGATGCGCTTCGCGCGCACGCATGTGTTCCGATATTCTCCCCGGCAGCGCACGGCGGCCGAGCTGCTCAAAGACGATGTGCATCCTGAAGAGAAAGAGCGCCGGCACCGCGCGCTGACCGCCGTTTGCGTGGAGAGCCAGCGCGCGTTCGCGGCCGAGCATATCGGGCAGACTGTTTCCGTGCTGACGGAGGCGCGCGGCGCTCAGGATGGCTGGCTATCGGGCTATACCGGCAACTACGTCCGTGTCCAGTTTGAAGCGCGCGGCGCAAAGCGTGGCGAGATCGTCCGCGTGGCGCTCAGCGACGTGCTGCCGGACGGCGACGCATTTGGAATCAAAGAGGAGACACCCACCGCATGA
- a CDS encoding ferritin-like domain-containing protein codes for MELKELNDLYIDELKDLYNAEHQILEALPKMAETATSPKLKKAFETHLKQTQGHVERLEQIFEKLGEKPTGKVCKAMKGLVAEGAEMIKEKATPEVKDAGLITSAQRVEHYEMAGYGSVRTFAKQLGYTDAAALLQLTLDEEQQTDLDLTALAEKTINVKALAGAA; via the coding sequence ATGGAACTCAAGGAACTGAACGATCTTTATATCGACGAGCTTAAAGACCTTTATAACGCCGAACATCAGATTTTGGAGGCTCTGCCGAAGATGGCGGAAACCGCCACATCGCCGAAGCTGAAGAAAGCGTTCGAGACGCATCTGAAGCAGACCCAGGGCCATGTCGAGCGCCTGGAGCAGATCTTTGAGAAGCTCGGCGAGAAGCCCACGGGCAAGGTGTGCAAGGCGATGAAGGGCCTTGTCGCCGAAGGAGCGGAGATGATCAAGGAGAAGGCGACGCCGGAAGTCAAGGACGCCGGCCTCATTACCTCCGCGCAGCGCGTGGAGCATTATGAGATGGCCGGTTACGGCTCGGTCCGCACCTTCGCCAAGCAGCTTGGCTACACCGACGCCGCCGCGCTGCTGCAATTGACGCTGGACGAAGAGCAGCAGACGGATCTCGACCTGACGGCGCTGGCCGAGAAAACGATCAACGTCAAGGCGCTTGCCGGCGCGGCTTAG
- the hflX gene encoding GTPase HflX, which yields MAASYETHKEERALIVSLSLAGGEDDSAMRLNELRELAMTAGAVVVSEFAQSRRSPDMTTYIGSGKAGELKTEAKAVEADIIIFDDELTPTQQRNLTELLEKRVLDRTQLILDIFAQRARTKEGKLQVELAQLLYLLPRLSSLYTKFERQQGGIGGRGPGETKLESDRRRVKERISLLGKEIEEIKEQRSQQRSMRHKLPFPTCALVGYTSAGKSTLLNLLTGAEVLADKKLFSTLDPTTRRVVLPNGGWSVLMTDTVGFIRNLPHNLIAAFRATLEEVIQADFLIHVVDSGHPERDRQVRAVEEVLRELEADQKPTIIAFNKADTVSDQYELRELVTQYPNACYLSAIHRDGIPFLMDKIEATLRSLLASVTLEIPYDRSDIVALCYENGKVHSVDYGLEKIVVKADIAKDLAGRLAPYTPGYIDPELY from the coding sequence ATGGCGGCCTCTTACGAAACACACAAGGAAGAGCGCGCGCTGATCGTCTCGCTGTCTCTGGCGGGCGGTGAAGATGACAGCGCCATGCGCCTGAACGAACTGCGGGAGCTGGCGATGACTGCGGGCGCCGTGGTCGTCTCCGAGTTCGCGCAGAGCCGACGTTCGCCCGATATGACGACGTATATCGGCTCGGGCAAAGCGGGGGAGCTGAAGACGGAGGCCAAGGCGGTCGAAGCCGATATCATCATCTTCGACGACGAGCTGACGCCCACCCAGCAGCGTAACCTGACGGAGCTTCTGGAAAAGCGCGTTCTGGACCGCACCCAGCTCATTCTGGACATCTTCGCGCAGCGGGCGCGCACCAAGGAAGGCAAGCTGCAAGTCGAGCTCGCGCAGCTTCTTTATCTGCTGCCGCGCTTATCCTCCCTTTACACCAAGTTCGAACGCCAGCAGGGCGGCATCGGCGGACGCGGTCCGGGTGAAACCAAGCTGGAAAGCGACCGCCGCCGTGTTAAGGAGCGGATCTCGCTGCTTGGCAAGGAAATTGAGGAGATCAAGGAGCAGCGCTCCCAGCAGCGCAGCATGCGGCATAAGCTGCCGTTCCCAACGTGCGCTCTGGTCGGCTACACCTCCGCCGGCAAAAGCACGCTGCTGAACCTGCTGACCGGCGCGGAAGTCCTCGCGGACAAAAAGCTGTTCTCCACCCTGGACCCGACCACTCGGCGCGTCGTGCTGCCGAACGGCGGCTGGTCCGTGCTGATGACGGATACGGTCGGTTTCATCCGAAACTTGCCGCACAACCTCATCGCCGCATTTCGGGCGACCTTGGAAGAAGTGATCCAGGCCGACTTCTTGATCCATGTCGTGGATTCGGGCCATCCGGAGCGCGATCGCCAGGTGCGCGCTGTGGAGGAAGTTCTGCGTGAGCTGGAGGCGGATCAAAAGCCGACGATCATCGCGTTCAACAAAGCCGACACGGTCAGCGACCAGTACGAACTGCGAGAACTCGTCACCCAGTATCCGAACGCGTGCTATCTCTCCGCGATCCACCGGGACGGCATTCCGTTCCTGATGGACAAGATCGAAGCGACTCTTCGATCGCTGCTCGCTTCGGTCACGCTGGAGATCCCCTACGACCGCAGCGACATCGTCGCGCTATGCTACGAGAACGGCAAGGTCCATTCGGTGGATTATGGGCTGGAAAAGATCGTGGTGAAAGCCGACATCGCGAAGGATTTGGCGGGACGGCTCGCGCCGTATACGCCGGGGTATATCGATCCGGAGCTGTATTAA
- a CDS encoding D-sedoheptulose-7-phosphate isomerase: MGYVKEYFTQLQQLLGDVSEEDVDNQVELLYQNYLAGRRVCFCGNGGSAATASHLPADLQKNIHLIGGRPWECLSLVDSSPLLTAWANDTEYAMVFAGQAQCWMRPDDILVAISGSGNSPNILAAVQAAHDAGAITIGWSGYGGGKLARMAQHNVVVHSNNMQLVEDVHMSLGHVIFSALRERLHLTLK; this comes from the coding sequence ATGGGTTATGTAAAAGAGTACTTCACGCAGCTTCAGCAGCTTCTCGGCGATGTGTCCGAAGAGGATGTCGACAATCAGGTCGAACTGCTGTATCAAAACTATCTCGCCGGCCGGCGCGTCTGCTTTTGCGGAAACGGCGGCAGCGCGGCGACCGCGAGCCATTTGCCCGCGGACTTACAAAAGAATATCCATTTGATCGGCGGACGCCCGTGGGAGTGTCTTTCGCTCGTGGATTCATCGCCCCTGCTGACAGCATGGGCGAACGACACGGAATACGCCATGGTCTTCGCGGGACAGGCGCAGTGCTGGATGCGACCCGACGATATTTTGGTGGCGATCAGCGGCAGCGGCAATTCGCCGAACATCCTGGCGGCTGTCCAGGCGGCGCATGACGCGGGCGCGATCACGATTGGCTGGAGCGGATACGGCGGCGGAAAGCTGGCGCGCATGGCGCAGCACAACGTGGTCGTACACTCCAATAATATGCAGCTGGTGGAAGACGTCCATATGTCGCTTGGACATGTGATCTTCTCGGCGCTCCGAGAGCGTCTCCACCTGACGCTCAAGTAA
- a CDS encoding GHMP family kinase ATP-binding protein: MIITQTPLRISFAGGGTDFAGYYQNDGGAVISTAIDKYIYVVIKERFDNKIRVGYTRTEMVSDIDEIEHELVRECLRMTGIKHGVEIATMADIPSEGSGLGSSSTVTVGLLLAMYAYQGELVTAASLAEQACKIEIEVLGKPIGKQDQYIAALGNLRRIEFHKDETVSSRVIPLSEDQRRRFGESMMLFYTGITRKADEILSEQKANIVDRDAVLGLLKAQVDEIEICLLENNTNKVGRLLHTGWDLKKQMAGKISNRSIDELYEMALDAGATGGKIAGAGGGGFLLLHTPPDRQQTVRQALSGLKELPFSLERDGAKVILNARR, encoded by the coding sequence ATGATTATCACTCAGACGCCGCTCCGAATTTCGTTCGCCGGGGGCGGAACGGATTTTGCCGGCTACTACCAAAACGACGGCGGCGCCGTCATTTCCACAGCCATCGACAAGTACATCTACGTCGTCATCAAGGAACGCTTCGACAACAAGATCCGCGTGGGGTATACCCGCACGGAAATGGTCAGCGACATTGATGAGATCGAGCACGAACTCGTGCGCGAATGCCTGCGCATGACGGGCATCAAGCACGGCGTGGAGATCGCCACGATGGCGGATATTCCCTCGGAAGGCAGTGGATTAGGATCGTCCAGCACCGTCACCGTAGGACTGCTGCTGGCCATGTACGCGTATCAAGGCGAATTGGTAACGGCGGCTTCTTTAGCGGAACAGGCGTGTAAAATCGAAATAGAGGTGTTGGGCAAGCCGATCGGCAAGCAGGACCAGTACATTGCGGCGCTGGGCAACCTGCGGCGGATCGAGTTTCACAAGGACGAAACCGTCAGCAGCCGGGTCATCCCGCTGTCGGAGGACCAGCGACGGCGGTTCGGCGAGTCGATGATGCTGTTCTACACGGGAATCACGCGCAAGGCGGACGAGATCCTGTCGGAGCAGAAGGCGAATATCGTCGACCGAGACGCCGTTCTTGGATTGCTCAAAGCGCAAGTCGATGAGATCGAGATCTGCCTGCTTGAGAACAACACCAACAAAGTCGGCCGCTTGCTGCATACGGGCTGGGATCTGAAAAAGCAGATGGCCGGCAAGATCAGCAACCGCAGCATCGATGAGCTTTATGAGATGGCCCTGGACGCGGGGGCGACCGGAGGCAAGATCGCCGGCGCCGGCGGCGGCGGCTTCCTGCTGCTGCACACTCCCCCGGATCGCCAGCAGACCGTCCGGCAGGCCCTTTCTGGGCTCAAAGAGCTTCCGTTCAGCCTGGAGCGCGACGGAGCGAAGGTCATTTTGAACGCGCGGCGTTAG
- a CDS encoding RidA family protein — MEKQGIFTEAGPLQGAPYTPAVRVGDTVYVSGQIPVDPATSRLVEGDFEDQVRQCLRNLASLLKQEGLSLDNIVKTTVFLTDLEQFGEMNKIYGTYFTGVKPARSTIQISRLPLDSSIEIEAIAVAGATS, encoded by the coding sequence ATGGAGAAGCAAGGGATTTTCACGGAGGCCGGTCCGCTGCAGGGCGCGCCTTACACACCAGCGGTGCGCGTCGGCGACACCGTCTACGTTTCCGGTCAAATTCCGGTCGATCCGGCCACAAGCCGTTTGGTGGAAGGCGACTTTGAAGATCAAGTGCGCCAGTGTCTGCGTAACCTGGCGTCCTTGCTGAAGCAGGAAGGGCTGTCGCTGGACAACATCGTGAAGACCACGGTGTTCCTGACCGACCTGGAGCAGTTTGGGGAAATGAACAAGATCTACGGGACGTACTTCACCGGCGTCAAACCGGCGCGCTCCACGATTCAGATCTCGCGGCTGCCGCTCGATTCGTCGATCGAGATCGAAGCGATCGCCGTCGCCGGCGCGACATCTTAA
- a CDS encoding KGG domain-containing protein, with product MAKPGPVAGSEGARKIAEAHRGSHDHDKEGGFAANPDLAREAGRKGGETVKNRYGPSFYQNIGKKGGETVKRERGTAFYAEIGRKGGEMRGQRAAEQRDASVDVNAAPVVPRKRGRPAKNPAK from the coding sequence ATGGCGAAGCCAGGACCCGTCGCCGGCTCCGAAGGAGCGCGGAAAATTGCTGAGGCGCATCGCGGATCGCACGACCATGACAAGGAAGGCGGCTTCGCCGCTAACCCTGATCTCGCGCGCGAAGCGGGCCGCAAGGGCGGAGAAACCGTAAAGAACCGTTATGGGCCTTCGTTCTACCAGAATATCGGCAAAAAGGGTGGGGAGACTGTGAAGCGCGAGCGCGGAACGGCCTTCTACGCGGAAATCGGCCGCAAGGGCGGCGAGATGCGTGGGCAGCGCGCCGCCGAGCAGCGTGACGCCAGTGTCGATGTGAACGCGGCGCCCGTCGTACCGCGCAAGCGTGGACGTCCCGCCAAGAACCCGGCGAAATAA
- a CDS encoding YtxH domain-containing protein: MAKEDGNGSGGGFLAGLVIGGAIGAALALLYAPQRGDDTREFLKTKSDEYTDLAKTKAADLSETAKAKASDLTETAKAKADEISDKAAAAADSLKAKSAEVTDTVKAKAEQVTETVKTTAADLTHKASDAVGAAKDKATEAVQSAKDSAQSLVAKGKDAINDQKEIIEESIDAGKQAATEKKQELTEAGDAAAAQAEGSSVDTVAS; encoded by the coding sequence ATGGCAAAAGAAGATGGAAATGGAAGCGGCGGCGGATTTTTGGCGGGTCTGGTGATCGGCGGCGCAATCGGCGCGGCGCTGGCCTTGCTTTACGCTCCCCAGCGCGGTGATGACACACGCGAATTTCTGAAGACGAAGTCGGACGAATACACGGACCTTGCCAAGACCAAGGCGGCCGATCTGTCCGAAACCGCGAAGGCAAAGGCGTCAGACCTCACGGAGACGGCGAAAGCCAAGGCTGATGAGATTTCTGACAAAGCCGCCGCCGCCGCCGATTCGCTCAAGGCGAAGTCGGCTGAAGTGACGGACACCGTCAAGGCGAAGGCGGAGCAGGTGACTGAGACCGTCAAAACGACGGCCGCCGATCTGACCCACAAGGCGTCCGACGCGGTTGGCGCCGCCAAGGACAAAGCCACCGAGGCCGTGCAGTCGGCCAAGGACTCCGCGCAGAGTTTAGTCGCCAAGGGCAAAGACGCAATCAACGATCAAAAAGAGATCATTGAGGAATCGATCGACGCCGGCAAACAGGCGGCCACCGAGAAAAAACAAGAATTGACGGAGGCAGGGGACGCCGCGGCCGCGCAGGCGGAAGGCTCCTCCGTTGATACCGTCGCCAGCTGA
- the rdgB gene encoding RdgB/HAM1 family non-canonical purine NTP pyrophosphatase, with protein sequence MPTLVIATNNGGKRDDMRLLLAEVPELRDFDLLTMREAGYSDWDPEETGTNFIENALIKARSAASVTGLPALADDSGLCVDALDGGPGLKSARWLGAGVSDADKNSAILERLAGLTRESRGAYFICALAFALPSGATEVREGFCHGHIASQPLGDNGFGYDPIFIPNGGGLTLAQMNLAKKNEISHRRAAWRDLAPIMLTHI encoded by the coding sequence ATGCCGACACTGGTTATCGCCACCAATAACGGCGGCAAGCGCGATGATATGCGCCTGCTGCTCGCCGAAGTCCCGGAACTCCGGGACTTCGACCTTCTCACCATGCGTGAGGCCGGTTACTCCGATTGGGATCCCGAAGAGACCGGAACAAATTTTATCGAAAATGCGCTGATCAAAGCGCGCAGTGCGGCGTCCGTGACCGGCCTCCCGGCGCTGGCGGACGATTCCGGGCTCTGCGTGGATGCGCTGGACGGCGGGCCGGGACTGAAATCCGCGCGCTGGCTGGGCGCCGGAGTCAGCGACGCCGATAAGAACTCCGCGATCCTGGAGCGGCTGGCCGGGCTGACGCGGGAATCCCGAGGCGCGTACTTCATCTGCGCGCTCGCCTTCGCCCTGCCGAGCGGCGCCACGGAGGTTCGCGAGGGATTTTGCCACGGCCATATCGCCTCCCAGCCCCTCGGTGACAACGGCTTTGGCTACGATCCCATCTTCATCCCCAACGGCGGCGGCCTCACGCTGGCGCAGATGAATCTCGCGAAAAAAAACGAGATTAGTCACCGCCGGGCTGCTTGGCGCGACTTGGCGCCAATTATGCTTACACACATATAA
- the rph gene encoding ribonuclease PH: MPREDGRPLDATRPTTLTRSYARYAEGSCLIEVGETKVLCTASVEDKVPPFLKGKGQGWLTAEYAMLPRATHTRSSRDGAKPNGRGIEIQRLIGRSLRSVVDLSALGERTISIDCDVLQADGGTRTAAISGAFVALVEAFAWMKDQKMIRTFPFDEWVAAVSVGVVKGEERLDLAYEEDSQAAVDMNVVMTDTGKYIEVQGTAEGAPFDRQRMNRLLDLAAIGSRSIIAKQREVLADLL, translated from the coding sequence ATGCCACGAGAAGACGGCCGCCCGCTGGACGCCACGCGTCCCACCACACTCACACGCAGCTACGCGCGATACGCTGAAGGATCGTGCTTGATCGAGGTCGGCGAGACCAAGGTGCTTTGCACCGCGAGCGTCGAAGACAAAGTCCCCCCGTTCCTGAAGGGCAAGGGCCAGGGCTGGCTGACCGCCGAATACGCCATGCTGCCCCGCGCCACCCACACCCGCTCCTCCCGCGACGGCGCCAAGCCGAACGGGCGCGGCATTGAGATTCAGCGGCTGATCGGCCGCTCGCTGCGCTCGGTCGTAGACCTGAGCGCGCTGGGCGAGCGCACGATCAGCATCGACTGCGATGTGCTTCAGGCCGACGGCGGCACGCGCACCGCCGCGATCTCCGGCGCCTTCGTGGCGCTGGTGGAGGCGTTCGCCTGGATGAAGGATCAGAAGATGATTCGCACCTTCCCGTTCGACGAATGGGTCGCCGCCGTTTCCGTCGGCGTGGTGAAGGGCGAAGAGCGCCTCGATCTTGCTTACGAAGAAGACTCGCAGGCGGCGGTCGATATGAATGTCGTCATGACGGATACCGGCAAGTATATCGAAGTGCAGGGGACGGCGGAGGGCGCGCCGTTCGATCGGCAGCGCATGAACCGTTTGCTGGATCTGGCGGCTATCGGATCGCGCAGCATCATCGCCAAGCAGCGCGAAGTTCTGGCGGACCTCCTATAA